One genomic segment of Streptomyces sp. RKND-216 includes these proteins:
- a CDS encoding C40 family peptidase: MPERRPERHPDARGRASDGGRGTGGGLGRRTTLAVACVLAVLGGPATVGAAYAAPASPVAARQTTAAADAPTPQPSPGVPPTPRQPGGGSGDSADDAPGGPGGGTSGGAGDDHWSPATPTPETGGSDPGGPGGGTADDAPGGDSGADGNGAGAGDEESLADLRKRIQRLHDRAGSATDAFNAAETKAEKQREKIDDLERRVASTKRQLAKLTKQAGALARAQYRGGGLPATARLVLSEDPESFLRDAGLARQGHHAATSLVTSLTDTEDRLEGYTRDAKERYRDLERNRERKAAAKKRVEKQLKKAERLESRLAADQREQLRELERQAAYARQLRWLRTGVLEEIDGKASAQGRKALAYATAQTGKDYEWGAEGPTTYDCSGLTMRAWEAAGVTIPRTSQEQWRRLPRVDVEDMRPGDLIVYKSDASHVGMYLGDGVMVHAPRTGRQITVEGAGSYPILGVVRPDK, translated from the coding sequence GTGCCGGAGCGGAGACCGGAACGGCATCCCGACGCGCGCGGGCGCGCGTCGGACGGCGGACGCGGGACGGGTGGCGGGCTGGGGCGGCGTACGACGCTGGCGGTGGCGTGCGTGCTGGCGGTGCTCGGCGGGCCGGCCACCGTGGGCGCCGCCTACGCGGCACCGGCGAGCCCGGTGGCGGCGCGTCAGACGACGGCCGCTGCGGACGCGCCGACTCCCCAGCCCTCGCCGGGAGTTCCTCCCACCCCGCGTCAACCCGGCGGCGGGAGCGGCGACTCGGCCGACGACGCACCCGGGGGCCCGGGCGGCGGGACGAGCGGCGGCGCCGGCGACGACCACTGGTCCCCCGCGACGCCCACTCCCGAGACGGGCGGCAGCGACCCCGGCGGCCCGGGCGGCGGCACGGCCGACGACGCACCCGGCGGCGACTCCGGCGCGGACGGGAACGGCGCGGGCGCCGGCGACGAGGAGTCACTGGCAGACCTGCGCAAGCGCATCCAGCGCCTGCACGACCGTGCCGGCTCGGCCACCGACGCGTTCAACGCCGCGGAGACGAAGGCCGAGAAGCAGCGCGAGAAGATCGACGACCTCGAACGCCGCGTCGCTTCGACGAAGCGGCAGCTGGCGAAGCTGACGAAGCAGGCCGGTGCCCTCGCCCGCGCCCAGTACCGTGGCGGTGGACTGCCCGCCACCGCCCGGCTCGTGCTCTCCGAGGACCCGGAGTCCTTCCTCCGTGACGCCGGGCTCGCCCGCCAGGGCCACCATGCGGCCACGTCGCTGGTCACCTCGCTCACCGACACCGAGGACCGCCTCGAGGGCTACACCCGCGACGCCAAGGAGCGCTACCGGGACCTCGAACGCAACCGCGAACGGAAGGCCGCCGCGAAGAAGCGTGTCGAGAAGCAGCTGAAGAAGGCCGAACGTCTGGAGTCCCGGCTCGCCGCCGACCAGCGCGAGCAACTCCGTGAGCTCGAACGCCAGGCCGCGTACGCGCGCCAACTGCGCTGGCTGCGCACCGGTGTGCTGGAGGAGATCGACGGCAAGGCCTCCGCCCAGGGGAGGAAGGCCCTCGCCTACGCCACCGCCCAGACGGGCAAGGACTACGAGTGGGGCGCCGAGGGGCCGACGACGTACGACTGCTCCGGTCTCACCATGCGCGCCTGGGAGGCGGCGGGTGTGACCATCCCACGCACCTCGCAGGAACAGTGGCGGCGGCTGCCGCGCGTGGACGTGGAGGACATGCGCCCCGGCGACCTGATCGTCTACAAGTCCGACGCCAGCCACGTCGGCATGTACCTCGGCGACGGCGTGATGGTGCACGCGCCGCGCACCGGGCGGCAGATCACCGTCGAGGGTGCCGGCTCGTACCCGATCCTGGGCGTGGTGCGTCCCGACAAGTGA
- a CDS encoding fused response regulator/phosphatase produces MPAPVQRDDTTAGPIAAIPSQGGPAPGPTDREGPEGRRGPEGPGGGSDSALMLLVIEDDPASALSVPALLDGRPIRTRTARNLTEAERLLTDDVQCILLDLELPVVAPDATGDGAEESGAAGGDELDTLRRVLQLAPRHAVVALTDGADAERAAAAVRVGAQDYLFRDELDGRLLGRAVRYAVERKRADLAQRQLTESRIRAEENARLERGLLPTPLLDGSDLRFAARYRPGRSRALLGGDFYDTVRTADGTVHAMIGDVCGHGPDEAALGVELRIAWRALTFAGLCGDQLLGTLQKVLEHERASDEVFATLCTVDIAPDGRRAGVCLAGHPSPLIIAGGGSAPRLLPYDESGPALGLLPQARWPRRQVELGGRWSLMMYTDGLIEGHVGPGRPRLGQEGMIDIVARRLATGERGEALLDGTLGEVHDLNGGELTDDVAVLLLDRG; encoded by the coding sequence ATGCCGGCACCCGTGCAGCGGGACGACACGACGGCAGGGCCCATCGCGGCCATTCCGTCACAGGGCGGGCCCGCTCCCGGTCCTACGGACCGAGAAGGGCCCGAGGGCCGTCGCGGCCCGGAGGGCCCCGGGGGAGGGTCCGACAGTGCGCTGATGCTCCTCGTCATCGAGGACGACCCGGCGAGCGCCCTCAGCGTGCCCGCGCTGCTGGACGGGCGCCCCATCCGCACCCGCACCGCCCGCAACCTCACCGAGGCCGAACGCCTTCTCACCGACGACGTCCAGTGCATCCTGCTCGACCTGGAGCTGCCCGTCGTCGCTCCCGACGCCACGGGTGACGGCGCCGAGGAGAGCGGCGCCGCGGGCGGCGACGAACTGGACACCCTGCGGCGGGTGCTGCAGCTCGCGCCGCGGCACGCGGTGGTCGCCCTCACCGACGGCGCCGACGCCGAACGGGCGGCGGCCGCCGTGCGCGTCGGGGCGCAGGACTACCTCTTCCGCGACGAGCTGGACGGAAGGCTGCTCGGCCGCGCCGTGCGCTACGCCGTGGAGCGCAAGCGCGCCGACCTGGCACAGCGGCAGCTCACCGAGTCCCGGATCCGGGCGGAGGAGAACGCCCGGCTCGAACGCGGCCTGCTGCCGACACCGCTGCTCGACGGTAGCGACCTGCGGTTCGCCGCCCGCTACCGGCCCGGCCGCTCCCGCGCCCTGCTCGGCGGCGACTTCTACGACACCGTCCGCACCGCCGACGGCACCGTGCACGCCATGATCGGGGACGTGTGCGGCCACGGCCCCGACGAGGCCGCGCTCGGCGTCGAACTGCGCATCGCCTGGCGCGCGCTGACCTTCGCCGGGCTCTGCGGCGACCAGCTCCTCGGCACGCTCCAGAAGGTGCTGGAGCACGAGCGCGCCAGCGACGAGGTCTTCGCCACGCTGTGCACCGTCGACATCGCGCCGGACGGGCGGCGGGCCGGGGTGTGCCTGGCCGGGCACCCGTCGCCACTGATCATCGCGGGCGGCGGTTCGGCGCCGCGGCTGCTGCCGTACGACGAGAGCGGCCCCGCGCTGGGCCTGCTGCCGCAGGCGCGCTGGCCGCGCAGGCAGGTGGAGCTGGGCGGCCGGTGGTCGCTGATGATGTACACCGACGGGCTCATCGAGGGCCACGTCGGCCCGGGGCGCCCCCGGCTGGGCCAGGAGGGCATGATCGACATCGTGGCACGGCGCCTCGCGACGGGTGAGCGTGGGGAGGCGCTCCTGGACGGCACGCTGGGCGAGGTCCACGACCTCAACGGCGGGGAGCTGACCGACGACGTGGCGGTCCTGCTGCTGGACCGGGGCTGA
- a CDS encoding DUF2516 family protein, with amino-acid sequence MLIEGFNTVMLVIMLALLCFAVFAFIDAMLRREDAYRATDKKTKGFWLIILGLAVVVNLPFLGVGLWILKIIGLIASIVYLVDVRPALKQVMGGGGGPKRRGGSSSDGPYGPFNGGR; translated from the coding sequence ATGCTGATCGAGGGCTTCAACACCGTGATGCTGGTGATCATGCTGGCGTTGCTCTGCTTCGCCGTGTTCGCGTTCATCGACGCCATGCTGCGCCGCGAGGACGCCTACCGGGCGACGGACAAGAAGACCAAGGGCTTCTGGCTGATCATCCTGGGCCTTGCGGTCGTGGTGAACCTGCCGTTCCTCGGCGTGGGCCTCTGGATTCTGAAGATCATCGGTCTGATCGCGAGCATCGTGTACCTCGTCGACGTCCGCCCGGCGCTCAAGCAGGTCATGGGCGGTGGCGGCGGGCCGAAGCGCCGCGGCGGCAGCAGCAGCGACGGGCCGTACGGGCCGTTCAACGGCGGACGCTGA
- a CDS encoding helix-turn-helix transcriptional regulator, whose product MASLHVGNLGEFLREQRRSAQLSLRQLAEAAGVSNPYLSQIERGLRKPSAEILQQIAKALRISAETLYVQAGILEERDADEARDEVSVGAAILADPSINEQQKRALLQIYASFRKENGHLDDPGQASSSRPAQPPRKTEA is encoded by the coding sequence ATGGCTTCCCTGCATGTCGGCAATCTCGGCGAGTTCCTGCGGGAGCAGCGCCGCAGCGCGCAGCTCTCGCTGCGGCAGCTCGCCGAGGCCGCAGGGGTGTCGAACCCGTACCTGAGCCAGATCGAGCGCGGCCTGCGCAAGCCGAGCGCGGAGATCCTCCAGCAGATCGCCAAGGCGCTCCGCATCTCCGCCGAGACGCTGTACGTGCAGGCCGGGATTCTCGAGGAACGCGACGCGGACGAGGCCCGTGACGAGGTCTCGGTCGGCGCCGCGATACTCGCGGACCCGTCGATCAACGAGCAGCAGAAGCGGGCGCTGCTCCAGATCTACGCCTCGTTCCGCAAGGAGAACGGGCACCTCGACGACCCCGGGCAGGCGTCTTCGAGCCGGCCGGCGCAGCCGCCGCGGAAGACGGAAGCCTGA
- a CDS encoding class I SAM-dependent methyltransferase, with the protein MTGLNDPAFFDRYAHEYDVADAYEPTPTVDFLAELVPEGGRVLELAIGTGRVAVPLAARGISVEGIDGSTGMVEQMRAKPGGADIPVTIGDMADVAATGPFQLSYLVFNTLFNLPSQARQVDCFRNVADVLAPGGLFVVECFIQDLTEFDRHQRVATRALWEDAVTMEFLLHDPVEQAVTFQRVTFDAQGTTLRPLRLRYCWPSELDLMAQLAGMRLRERWTDWGRTPFTAASRRHVSVYEKH; encoded by the coding sequence ATGACCGGACTCAACGACCCTGCGTTTTTCGACCGCTACGCCCACGAGTACGACGTGGCCGACGCCTACGAGCCGACGCCGACCGTCGACTTCCTGGCAGAGCTGGTCCCCGAGGGCGGGCGTGTCCTCGAGCTGGCGATCGGCACCGGCCGGGTCGCCGTCCCGCTGGCCGCACGCGGAATCTCCGTCGAAGGCATCGACGGCTCGACCGGCATGGTCGAGCAGATGCGCGCGAAGCCCGGCGGCGCGGACATCCCCGTGACCATCGGCGACATGGCGGACGTGGCGGCGACCGGCCCCTTCCAGCTCTCCTACCTGGTCTTCAACACCCTGTTCAACCTGCCCAGCCAGGCCCGGCAGGTCGACTGCTTCCGCAACGTCGCCGACGTCCTCGCGCCGGGCGGACTCTTCGTCGTCGAGTGCTTCATCCAGGACCTGACCGAGTTCGACCGCCATCAGCGGGTCGCCACCCGGGCGCTCTGGGAGGACGCGGTGACGATGGAGTTCCTGCTCCACGACCCCGTCGAGCAGGCCGTCACCTTCCAGCGCGTGACCTTCGACGCCCAGGGCACCACGCTGCGTCCGCTGCGCCTGCGCTACTGCTGGCCGAGCGAGCTGGACCTGATGGCGCAGCTCGCCGGCATGCGTCTGCGCGAGCGCTGGACTGACTGGGGCCGCACCCCCTTCACCGCCGCCAGCCGCCGCCACGTCTCCGTCTACGAGAAGCACTGA
- a CDS encoding helix-turn-helix domain-containing protein translates to MPRTSTLTQAARIEPDPSLREVLEQVAERRAREPDAVVRYADGTELRVPSPLLEVLRAAAGELSQGHAVTILATETELTPAEAAALLGLSRPFVARLLDEGAIPSTHLPGSRHRVVRLDDVLAFAERRRRRQEGRRRISDVVEDTDLPY, encoded by the coding sequence ATGCCCCGGACGAGTACCCTGACCCAGGCTGCACGCATCGAACCCGACCCGTCCTTGCGCGAGGTGCTGGAACAGGTGGCCGAGAGGCGGGCCCGGGAACCCGACGCGGTGGTCCGCTACGCCGATGGCACAGAGCTGCGCGTGCCGTCACCGCTGCTGGAGGTGCTGAGGGCGGCAGCGGGGGAACTCTCCCAGGGGCATGCGGTGACCATACTGGCCACCGAGACCGAGCTCACACCGGCCGAGGCGGCCGCCCTCCTCGGCTTGTCCCGGCCGTTCGTCGCCCGCCTCCTCGACGAGGGCGCCATCCCGAGCACGCACCTGCCCGGCAGCCGCCACCGTGTCGTGCGACTCGACGACGTGCTCGCCTTCGCAGAGCGGCGCCGACGCCGCCAAGAGGGACGTCGGCGCATCTCCGACGTGGTCGAGGACACGGACCTCCCGTACTGA
- a CDS encoding GNAT family N-acetyltransferase, translated as MVIAEEREFDAEEMYALYDSVGWEGYTADAGKLCRGLHNSHLVLTARDEAGVLLGLARTAPDDEHVVYVQDVLVRPQAQRRGVGRALLDRLRERYAHCRFFLLSTDHPSTSEGARNHAFYRSMGFLSLAEKQMSGFGLPRNHGEQRATDGNAP; from the coding sequence GTGGTCATCGCGGAGGAGCGGGAGTTCGACGCGGAGGAGATGTACGCGCTGTACGACTCCGTCGGCTGGGAGGGGTACACGGCGGACGCCGGGAAGCTGTGCCGCGGGCTGCACAACTCCCACCTCGTGCTCACCGCCCGGGACGAGGCGGGTGTCCTGCTGGGGCTGGCGCGGACGGCGCCCGACGACGAGCACGTCGTCTACGTGCAGGACGTGCTGGTGCGGCCGCAGGCGCAACGGCGGGGCGTCGGCCGGGCGTTGCTCGACCGGCTGCGGGAGCGCTACGCGCACTGCCGCTTCTTCCTCCTCTCGACCGACCATCCGTCGACGTCCGAGGGCGCGCGGAACCACGCGTTCTACCGCAGCATGGGCTTCCTGAGCCTCGCCGAGAAGCAGATGAGCGGCTTCGGCCTGCCGAGGAACCACGGCGAGCAGCGCGCGACGGACGGGAACGCGCCGTAG
- a CDS encoding class I SAM-dependent methyltransferase: MVTTAGEAFLRGFHAERPAVTGEAFGHGRAADGRTGYEALRDRVAGCRRVLDLGCGDGVLLRLLAAGGDGRRAETVAGVDLSPEALALARLRPELARAVLVEGRAQQLPFAAGAFDACVSHMALMLMDDVERVAAEAARVLAPGGLFACVLGGGAAGGEAYEAFLRLLRPLLAAVPEERRMPPLGDRRVRSRDGLDAVLGPAGFGPVEWETLRIDLDGSPEEVWRSVSGIYDVRTLDGPALAGLRAAFLAEAAALALPGGGPVPCAFDVHLATAHLATARLATAAGRG, translated from the coding sequence ATGGTGACGACGGCGGGTGAGGCGTTTCTGCGCGGATTCCACGCGGAGCGGCCTGCGGTGACGGGCGAGGCGTTCGGGCACGGACGGGCGGCCGACGGGCGGACCGGCTACGAGGCGCTGCGCGACCGGGTCGCGGGCTGCCGCCGGGTGCTGGATCTCGGCTGCGGTGACGGGGTGCTGCTGCGTCTCCTGGCCGCCGGCGGCGACGGCCGGCGTGCGGAGACCGTCGCGGGCGTGGACCTGTCGCCGGAGGCCCTGGCGCTGGCCCGGCTGCGGCCGGAGCTGGCACGGGCCGTGCTGGTGGAGGGCCGTGCACAGCAACTCCCCTTCGCGGCGGGGGCGTTCGACGCGTGCGTGTCCCACATGGCGCTGATGCTGATGGACGACGTCGAGCGGGTGGCCGCGGAAGCGGCCAGGGTGCTCGCACCGGGCGGGCTGTTCGCCTGCGTACTGGGCGGCGGCGCCGCGGGCGGGGAGGCGTACGAGGCGTTCCTCCGGCTGCTGCGTCCGCTGCTGGCCGCCGTACCCGAGGAGCGGCGCATGCCGCCGCTGGGCGACCGGCGGGTCCGCAGCCGCGACGGGCTGGACGCGGTGCTCGGCCCGGCCGGGTTCGGCCCGGTCGAGTGGGAGACGCTGCGGATCGACCTCGATGGCTCGCCGGAAGAGGTGTGGCGGTCCGTGTCGGGGATCTACGACGTGCGGACGCTGGACGGGCCCGCGCTCGCCGGGCTGCGCGCCGCCTTCCTCGCGGAGGCGGCGGCTCTGGCACTGCCCGGCGGCGGGCCGGTGCCCTGCGCGTTCGACGTCCACCTCGCCACGGCCCACCTCGCCACCGCCCGCCTCGCCACGGCGGCCGGCCGGGGGTGA
- a CDS encoding ankyrin repeat domain-containing protein, protein MTNAPMPESDEPAHDPEVLELAQKIFDLARHGDTDTVSAYVGMGVPPNLTNDKGDSLVMLAAYHGHAATVRALLERGADPDRVNDKGQTPLAGAVFKGEDEVVEALLDGGADPHAGTPSAVETARMFEKDELLKRFGA, encoded by the coding sequence ATGACCAACGCCCCGATGCCCGAGAGCGACGAGCCCGCGCACGACCCGGAGGTCCTCGAACTCGCCCAGAAGATCTTCGACCTGGCCCGGCACGGGGACACCGACACCGTCAGCGCATACGTGGGCATGGGCGTCCCGCCGAACCTCACCAACGACAAGGGCGACTCGCTCGTCATGCTCGCCGCCTACCACGGGCACGCCGCGACCGTCCGGGCCCTGCTGGAGCGCGGCGCGGACCCGGACCGGGTCAACGACAAGGGCCAGACGCCGCTCGCCGGCGCGGTCTTCAAGGGCGAGGACGAGGTGGTCGAGGCGCTGCTCGACGGCGGTGCCGACCCGCACGCGGGGACACCGTCGGCCGTGGAGACGGCCCGCATGTTCGAGAAGGACGAGTTGCTGAAGCGCTTCGGCGCCTGA
- a CDS encoding sensor histidine kinase → MAPATRRIVLGVAVAAVVVLLLVWDVGRDGVGAESWPRAVLGWALIAVGCGALWWRRRRPVAVALVTLVCSALYFPFADRDVPLLVAAFAVALFTVAAQGHLVSAVTLAVVTTLAIVLSEVLAEPGQRHVDDTSIFLLAGWFVGLVAAGTAYSTRLAYLREAEQRALAAEREKDVRARQSAAEERLRIARELHDVLGHNISLINVQSAAALHRYAKHGGAAAQDMVPALETVRDTSREALRELRATLGVLRQVDDAAAPTSPAGDGLARIAELAERTGGAGLRVRAELPGEGAAEGLPPQVGLAAYRIVQESLTNVVRHARAATAEVRVRREGDALLVTVQDDGSGAPPEEKAGAEGSGLGGMAERARALGGELTTGNVTDDAGAVRGFRVAARLPVRETPARGPAGRGDREGRGGRPGREEST, encoded by the coding sequence ATGGCCCCGGCTACCAGGCGCATCGTGCTCGGCGTGGCCGTCGCCGCGGTCGTGGTGCTGCTGCTGGTGTGGGACGTCGGCCGCGACGGCGTCGGCGCGGAGTCGTGGCCGCGCGCCGTGCTCGGTTGGGCGCTGATCGCCGTGGGCTGCGGCGCGCTGTGGTGGCGTCGCCGCCGGCCGGTGGCGGTCGCCCTCGTGACGCTGGTGTGCAGCGCGCTCTACTTTCCCTTCGCCGACCGCGACGTTCCGCTCCTGGTCGCGGCCTTCGCGGTGGCCCTCTTCACGGTCGCCGCCCAGGGGCACCTGGTCTCCGCCGTCACCCTCGCGGTCGTGACGACGCTGGCGATCGTGCTCTCCGAAGTGCTCGCGGAGCCCGGACAGCGGCACGTCGACGACACGTCGATCTTCCTGCTGGCGGGCTGGTTCGTCGGCCTGGTCGCCGCTGGCACCGCGTACAGCACGCGGCTGGCCTACCTGCGCGAGGCGGAGCAGCGCGCGCTGGCTGCCGAACGGGAGAAGGACGTCCGCGCGCGCCAGTCGGCGGCCGAGGAACGGCTGCGGATCGCCCGCGAGCTGCACGACGTCCTCGGCCACAACATCTCGCTGATCAACGTGCAGTCCGCGGCCGCCCTGCACCGGTACGCCAAGCACGGGGGCGCGGCGGCGCAGGACATGGTCCCCGCCCTGGAGACCGTGCGGGACACCAGCCGGGAGGCGCTGCGCGAACTGCGTGCCACCCTCGGTGTGCTGCGGCAGGTCGACGACGCGGCCGCGCCGACGTCGCCCGCGGGCGACGGTCTCGCCCGGATCGCCGAGCTGGCCGAGCGCACCGGCGGGGCGGGACTCCGGGTCCGCGCCGAACTCCCGGGGGAGGGCGCCGCGGAGGGCCTTCCGCCGCAGGTCGGCCTCGCCGCGTACCGCATCGTGCAGGAGTCGCTGACCAACGTCGTCCGGCACGCGCGAGCGGCGACGGCCGAGGTGCGCGTGCGGCGCGAGGGCGACGCCCTGCTGGTCACCGTGCAGGACGACGGCAGCGGTGCGCCGCCGGAGGAGAAGGCCGGCGCGGAGGGCAGCGGGCTGGGCGGCATGGCCGAACGGGCCCGGGCGCTGGGCGGCGAGCTCACCACGGGTAACGTCACCGACGACGCCGGCGCGGTCCGGGGCTTCCGGGTGGCGGCGCGGCTGCCGGTGCGCGAGACCCCCGCACGCGGCCCCGCCGGGCGCGGGGACCGGGAGGGCCGGGGCGGCCGGCCGGGGCGGGAGGAGAGCACGTGA
- a CDS encoding response regulator transcription factor, translating to MNADGAAADAVGVLLADDQTLVRAGFRSILDDEDDIRVVGEAGDGAAAVRATRELRPDVVLMDIRMPGTDGLEATREIVGDPRLDGVRVVILTTFDADDYVYGALRSGASGFLLKDTEPTELLHAVRVVARGDALIAPAVTRRLIAEFAGRVARPEPGPRLNVLTGREREVMALVAAGLTNDEIAARLVLSPATAKTHVSRVMTKLDVRDRAQLVILAYESGLVAPGWLD from the coding sequence GTGAACGCGGACGGAGCGGCGGCGGACGCCGTCGGTGTCCTGCTGGCCGACGACCAGACGCTCGTCCGGGCCGGTTTCCGGTCCATCCTGGACGACGAGGACGACATCCGGGTCGTCGGCGAGGCCGGCGACGGTGCGGCGGCCGTGCGCGCGACACGCGAACTGCGCCCCGACGTGGTGCTGATGGACATCCGGATGCCCGGAACGGACGGCCTGGAGGCCACCCGGGAGATCGTCGGCGACCCGCGCCTGGACGGCGTACGCGTCGTCATCCTCACCACCTTCGACGCGGACGACTACGTCTACGGGGCGCTGCGGTCCGGTGCTTCGGGATTCCTGCTGAAGGACACCGAGCCGACGGAACTGCTGCACGCGGTGCGGGTGGTCGCGCGGGGCGACGCGCTGATCGCCCCCGCCGTCACCCGCCGGCTGATCGCCGAGTTCGCCGGCCGCGTCGCACGGCCCGAACCGGGCCCCCGCCTGAACGTGCTCACCGGGCGCGAGCGCGAGGTCATGGCCCTGGTCGCGGCCGGGCTGACCAACGACGAGATCGCCGCCCGCCTCGTGCTGAGCCCGGCGACGGCCAAGACGCACGTCAGCCGCGTGATGACCAAGCTGGACGTACGGGACCGCGCGCAGCTGGTGATCCTCGCCTACGAGTCGGGGCTGGTCGCCCCCGGCTGGCTGGACTGA
- a CDS encoding cytochrome ubiquinol oxidase subunit I — protein sequence MDAQTLDLARLQFALTAAGHFLFVALTLGLATVVACVQTVAVASGKPVHHRMVRFWGQLYVINYAVGIVTGIVMEFQFGMNWSGLGHYAGDVFGASLALETVLAFFVESTFLGLWIFGWGRFNRWVHLGTLWVVTLTAYLSAYWILVTNGFLNNPVGHRETPDGLVLHDTAAVLTNPSTLFAFGHIAAGALVTAAFFMAGVSAYHLFRRSPEHEVFRRSLRIGVFLGAPAVFLTAVTGGVQFPFLTGNQPMKMAVFRRDEAEIARLQAELTARIGPGDYVPSETWTQLGATLMLVAFALMFLVAGLGVVLGAIRFVVHRLRVWHVLLMAVVPLPYVAMTAGWVFREAGRQPWVIHGLLRTEDAASQLSAGQMRLSLAVFGVLFALLIAGNGYFLLRAAGRGPAAVTLGTDDAGPGAPGGDDPDGPRAWHPAPAPTY from the coding sequence GTGGATGCACAGACCCTCGACCTGGCGCGGCTGCAGTTCGCCCTGACCGCCGCCGGGCACTTCCTGTTCGTCGCCCTGACTCTCGGCCTGGCGACCGTCGTCGCCTGCGTGCAGACCGTCGCCGTGGCGTCCGGGAAGCCCGTGCACCACCGCATGGTGCGCTTCTGGGGGCAGCTCTACGTCATCAACTACGCGGTGGGGATCGTCACCGGCATCGTCATGGAGTTCCAGTTCGGCATGAACTGGAGCGGCCTCGGCCACTACGCGGGCGACGTGTTCGGCGCCTCGCTCGCGCTGGAGACGGTCCTCGCGTTCTTCGTCGAGTCGACGTTCCTCGGGCTGTGGATCTTCGGCTGGGGCCGGTTCAACCGGTGGGTGCACCTCGGCACCCTCTGGGTCGTCACGCTGACCGCCTACCTGTCCGCGTACTGGATCCTGGTCACCAACGGCTTCCTCAACAACCCCGTCGGCCACCGGGAGACCCCCGACGGGCTGGTGCTGCACGACACCGCGGCCGTGCTCACCAACCCGTCCACGCTCTTCGCCTTCGGGCACATCGCCGCCGGCGCCCTGGTCACGGCCGCGTTCTTCATGGCCGGGGTGAGCGCCTACCACCTCTTCCGGCGGTCCCCGGAACACGAGGTGTTCCGCCGGTCGCTGCGCATCGGCGTGTTCCTGGGGGCGCCCGCGGTCTTCCTCACCGCTGTCACGGGTGGCGTGCAGTTCCCCTTCCTCACCGGAAACCAGCCGATGAAGATGGCCGTCTTCCGGCGCGACGAGGCCGAGATCGCCCGGCTGCAGGCGGAACTGACCGCGCGCATCGGGCCCGGCGACTACGTGCCGTCCGAGACGTGGACGCAGCTCGGGGCGACGCTGATGCTCGTCGCCTTCGCCCTGATGTTCCTGGTCGCCGGGCTCGGCGTGGTGCTGGGGGCGATCCGGTTCGTGGTGCACCGCCTGCGGGTGTGGCACGTACTGCTGATGGCGGTCGTGCCGCTGCCGTACGTCGCCATGACGGCCGGGTGGGTCTTCCGCGAGGCCGGACGCCAACCCTGGGTGATCCACGGCCTGCTGCGCACCGAGGACGCCGCCTCGCAGCTCTCCGCCGGGCAGATGCGGCTCTCCCTCGCGGTGTTCGGCGTCCTCTTCGCCCTGCTGATCGCCGGCAACGGGTATTTCCTGCTGCGCGCCGCCGGACGCGGTCCCGCCGCCGTGACCCTCGGCACGGACGACGCGGGCCCCGGGGCGCCGGGCGGCGACGACCCGGACGGGCCCCGCGCGTGGCACCCGGCGCCCGCCCCCACGTACTGA